A single genomic interval of Methylocystis sp. IM3 harbors:
- a CDS encoding tyrosine-type recombinase/integrase has translation MKQAPVLTERDMKRVLQHTAKARFPARNRCLLMLSWLAGMRVAEIAALKLNDVLAPDGTIRPEIQLAPEQTKGSSARTVLISSQLKSELEAYINSLPANPAPDRPLIASKTGKRFSANGLCQVMLHIYDAAGLDRATSHSGRRTFITTLAHKGVNVRVLAALAGHKHIGTTQRYIDLNENVLRAAVEMI, from the coding sequence TTGAAACAGGCCCCCGTCCTCACCGAACGCGATATGAAGCGTGTGCTACAGCATACAGCCAAGGCCCGCTTCCCTGCCCGCAACCGCTGCTTGCTCATGCTGAGCTGGCTGGCTGGGATGCGGGTCGCAGAAATAGCTGCGTTAAAGCTAAACGATGTGCTCGCTCCCGACGGCACCATCCGGCCGGAAATCCAACTCGCGCCCGAACAGACCAAGGGCAGCTCGGCCCGCACAGTGCTCATCAGCTCGCAGCTCAAATCCGAGCTGGAAGCCTACATCAATTCCCTGCCCGCCAACCCTGCCCCAGACCGGCCCCTGATCGCTTCAAAAACCGGAAAGCGATTCTCAGCCAACGGCCTCTGCCAAGTGATGCTGCATATCTACGACGCCGCCGGTCTTGATAGGGCTACATCACATTCAGGAAGGCGCACATTCATCACCACGCTCGCCCATAAGGGCGTGAATGTCCGCGTCCTTGCTGCTCTCGCAGGTCACAAGCACATTGGCACGACCCAGCGATATATCGACCTAAACGAGAACGTGCTCCGGGCGGCCGTCGAGATGATTTAG
- the rpsD gene encoding 30S ribosomal protein S4 — MTKRAEAKYKLDRRLGQNIWGRPKSPVNRREYGPGQHGQRRKGKLSDYGTQLKAKQKLKGYYGNISEKQFRKYYAEAIRMKGDSGDNLIGLLERRLDAIVYRAKFVPTVFAARQFVNHGHIRVNGRRVNIPSYLVKVGDVIEVKESSKQAVTVLESVALAERDVPEYYDVDHSKMTARLSRVPHATEVPYPVQMEPNLVIEFYSR; from the coding sequence GTGACGAAGCGCGCAGAAGCCAAATACAAGCTCGATCGCCGCCTGGGCCAGAACATCTGGGGCCGTCCGAAGAGCCCGGTCAATCGCCGCGAATATGGCCCCGGCCAGCATGGCCAGCGCCGCAAGGGCAAGCTCTCCGACTACGGCACGCAGCTGAAGGCGAAGCAGAAGCTCAAGGGCTACTACGGCAATATCTCCGAGAAGCAGTTCCGCAAATATTACGCCGAGGCCATTCGCATGAAGGGCGACTCGGGCGACAATCTGATCGGCTTGCTGGAGCGCCGCCTCGACGCGATCGTGTATCGCGCCAAATTCGTGCCGACCGTCTTCGCGGCGCGTCAGTTCGTCAACCACGGCCACATCCGCGTCAACGGCCGTCGCGTCAACATTCCGTCCTATCTGGTGAAGGTCGGCGATGTGATCGAGGTGAAGGAATCCTCGAAGCAGGCCGTGACGGTCCTCGAGTCAGTCGCGCTTGCCGAGCGCGACGTGCCCGAATATTACGACGTCGATCACTCCAAGATGACCGCGAGGCTCTCCCGCGTCCCCCATGCGACCGAGGTGCCCTACCCCGTTCAGATGGAGCCCAATCTCGTGATCGAGTTCTATTCGCGCTAA